The Patescibacteria group bacterium genome window below encodes:
- a CDS encoding winged helix-turn-helix domain-containing protein has product MLKDIITSEVRTKIILELYKNLHTPLHIRELARRVGTEINAVRRELDRLQKCGMLKKEPKTNKIFYSVRTDYSSFSEILSFVNKEVGLGGLIVKNLAELGKVKFALLSTEFAQGRIATPNEVDLLLVGAVDIKYLQELVKKSEKDLGHEINYTVLGEDEFDFKKARRDPFILNILLQGRVVLVGDESKFCLVK; this is encoded by the coding sequence ATGCTCAAAGATATAATCACCTCCGAAGTGAGAACTAAAATAATTTTGGAACTCTATAAAAATCTGCATACTCCCTTGCATATAAGAGAACTTGCCCGAAGAGTAGGCACGGAAATAAATGCGGTAAGAAGGGAATTAGACCGCTTGCAAAAATGCGGGATGCTCAAAAAAGAACCCAAGACTAACAAAATTTTTTACTCCGTTAGAACCGATTATTCCTCTTTTAGCGAGATATTATCTTTTGTAAATAAAGAAGTGGGGTTGGGAGGTCTTATTGTTAAAAACCTTGCGGAGCTTGGAAAAGTTAAATTTGCCCTTTTATCCACCGAATTTGCGCAGGGAAGGATTGCCACTCCAAACGAAGTGGACCTTCTTTTGGTAGGGGCTGTGGACATAAAGTATTTGCAAGAACTCGTTAAAAAATCCGAAAAAGATTTAGGGCATGAAATAAATTACACGGTGCTGGGAGAAGACGAGTTTGATTTTAAAAAAGCCCGAAGAGATCCCTTTATTTTAAACATACTTCTG
- a CDS encoding DUF3048 domain-containing protein produces the protein MEIIEKNISENKNEFTLAPEAEISEPPPVKPIRKIVLTIITVFFTIAILSATGFFVYQKFFANKNVSIESPLGEGPSKSSTNNPNAVKEFASPINGVYHTKEEYEQFMSRRPLAIMVNNHIDARPQSGLTAADIVYEAVAEGGITRLMPIFHSTDAEKAGPVRSARVHFIDLAAEYFSWYAHWGGAYAPTFPDGTKDYSETNPKADAYQHINDVGLASLDQMWLGDTAYYRDTSRDVALEHTGYTGTPALWKEAPNKYPEEGWTKFIKFETWKFKDDSSPSGRGFVTDIKFNFWEEPNFEVVWKYNKDTNEYTRYQGGVKFIDAENQKDIVAKDVVVQFTKETSAEDKKNHLLYDIVGSGTAKIFMDGKVINATWSKSSIRERTFFYDESGKEMEFNRGQIWVEIIPTKSADSLSFVTQ, from the coding sequence ATGGAAATAATAGAAAAAAATATTTCGGAAAACAAAAACGAGTTCACTTTAGCGCCAGAGGCGGAAATAAGCGAACCCCCACCAGTAAAACCAATTAGGAAAATTGTTTTAACAATAATAACTGTATTTTTTACCATTGCAATTTTATCCGCCACGGGATTTTTTGTTTACCAAAAGTTCTTCGCAAATAAAAATGTTTCCATAGAAAGTCCTCTGGGGGAAGGACCCTCCAAAAGCAGTACAAACAACCCAAACGCCGTTAAGGAATTTGCAAGCCCAATAAATGGGGTTTATCACACCAAAGAGGAGTACGAACAATTTATGAGTCGCCGTCCGTTGGCGATAATGGTAAATAATCACATAGACGCAAGGCCTCAATCTGGTCTTACTGCGGCGGACATTGTTTACGAAGCCGTTGCCGAAGGAGGTATAACTCGCCTAATGCCTATTTTTCATTCCACAGACGCCGAAAAGGCGGGGCCTGTTAGGTCGGCGCGCGTTCATTTTATTGATTTAGCGGCAGAATATTTTTCCTGGTACGCGCATTGGGGCGGAGCTTACGCGCCAACATTTCCCGATGGCACTAAAGACTACTCTGAAACAAACCCCAAAGCGGACGCGTATCAGCATATAAATGATGTAGGTCTTGCTAGCCTAGACCAAATGTGGCTAGGCGACACTGCCTATTACCGAGACACTAGCAGAGATGTGGCTTTAGAACACACGGGATATACCGGAACACCCGCGTTGTGGAAAGAAGCGCCAAACAAGTATCCTGAAGAAGGCTGGACAAAATTTATTAAGTTTGAAACTTGGAAATTTAAGGACGATTCCTCTCCCTCTGGCAGAGGCTTTGTTACCGATATTAAATTTAATTTTTGGGAAGAACCTAATTTTGAGGTGGTGTGGAAATACAACAAAGACACCAATGAATATACAAGATATCAAGGCGGGGTGAAATTTATTGACGCGGAAAATCAAAAGGATATTGTCGCCAAAGATGTTGTGGTTCAATTTACGAAAGAGACTTCCGCAGAGGATAAAAAGAACCATCTTTTATACGATATTGTTGGGTCGGGTACCGCAAAAATATTTATGGACGGAAAGGTTATAAACGCCACTTGGTCTAAATCGTCCATTAGAGAAAGAACATTTTTTTATGATGAAAGCGGAAAAGAAATGGAATTTAATCGCGGTCAGATTTGGGTTGAAATCATCCCCACTAAAAGCGCCGACTCGTTGAGTTTCGTTACACAATGA
- a CDS encoding DUF4446 family protein, with translation MDNIGTLYILLSILFIVNTATFGFLLIKIKKLSKIAKSLDLNTLIQISQDLEKLKKVSQKSFQKIGVVKFNPFKSMGGNLSFAVAILNKLNEGLIISGLHNRESTRTYIKEISSGKDNKIELSSEERKALENAEKS, from the coding sequence ATGGATAACATAGGTACTCTTTATATTCTCTTATCTATCCTTTTTATTGTAAACACCGCAACCTTTGGGTTTTTGCTAATAAAAATTAAAAAACTTTCAAAAATAGCAAAATCTTTGGACTTAAACACCCTAATACAAATCTCGCAAGATTTAGAAAAGCTTAAAAAAGTATCTCAAAAATCTTTTCAAAAAATAGGAGTGGTTAAATTTAATCCTTTTAAATCTATGGGAGGGAACTTATCCTTTGCGGTGGCTATATTAAATAAGTTGAATGAGGGACTTATCATCTCTGGGCTTCACAACAGGGAATCCACTAGAACTTACATCAAAGAAATTTCTTCTGGAAAAGATAATAAAATTGAGTTATCATCAGAAGAGAGAAAGGCGTTAGAGAACGCCGAGAAAAGTTAG
- a CDS encoding YifB family Mg chelatase-like AAA ATPase — translation MPIAKITSGTVVGLEPFPIEIEVSIDHQGFPGFSIVGLASKEVDEAKERVRSAIKNCGFKFPDKRITVNLAPADLPKKGSAFDFPIAVGILLADKQMFFDPSKDVFIGELSLDGGLRHTSSVLPIALMAKERKFANIFLPQLNVKEASIVSDVFVRPVNSLTDICNHFSGEKIIYPAKTINLEELLTEEVHYEFDFSEVRGQQHVKRALQVACAGGHNISMKGPPGAGKTMLARCLPSILPNPTPQEALEVTKIYSISGNLSPDLSIIKTRPFRSPHHTTSRAGLVGGSSNLLPGEISLAHRGVLFLDEFAELPRHVLEALRQPIEDGFITISRAAGSIKFPSRVMLVVAFNPCPCGFLGDPKKSCSCFPNQIIRYQKRISGPILDRIDIHIDVPAVETDKLIEERAVYGKTSKQMREETQKAKNIQIKRFKNLNITGNAEMKPKEIKEFCKLNNECLNTLRHAVTQMGLSARAYFRIIKVARTIADLENSKEIAQNHLSEALTYRPKI, via the coding sequence ATGCCTATAGCAAAAATTACCTCTGGCACTGTGGTCGGATTGGAACCTTTTCCTATTGAAATTGAAGTGTCTATTGACCATCAAGGATTCCCCGGTTTTTCTATTGTAGGTCTTGCTTCAAAAGAAGTGGACGAAGCAAAAGAACGGGTTCGTAGCGCCATTAAAAACTGCGGTTTTAAGTTTCCTGATAAAAGAATTACCGTAAACTTAGCCCCCGCCGACCTTCCCAAAAAAGGTTCCGCCTTTGATTTTCCTATTGCCGTGGGAATACTTTTAGCCGACAAGCAAATGTTCTTTGACCCTTCTAAAGATGTGTTTATAGGAGAACTTTCCCTTGACGGTGGGCTAAGACACACCTCCTCCGTATTGCCCATAGCCTTAATGGCAAAGGAAAGAAAGTTTGCCAATATCTTTTTGCCACAACTAAATGTTAAAGAAGCAAGCATTGTGTCCGATGTTTTTGTACGTCCTGTAAACTCGCTTACGGATATTTGCAACCATTTTTCCGGCGAAAAGATTATTTATCCCGCTAAAACCATTAATCTGGAAGAACTATTAACCGAAGAGGTACATTACGAATTTGATTTTTCCGAAGTTCGGGGACAACAACATGTTAAACGAGCCTTGCAAGTTGCCTGCGCGGGGGGACATAATATCTCAATGAAAGGTCCGCCCGGGGCGGGAAAGACTATGCTTGCAAGATGTCTTCCTTCTATTCTGCCAAACCCTACCCCACAAGAAGCTTTGGAGGTTACCAAAATATATTCCATTTCCGGAAATTTAAGCCCAGACTTGTCCATTATAAAAACTCGCCCCTTTAGAAGCCCGCATCACACCACCTCCCGCGCGGGTCTTGTTGGAGGTTCGTCAAACCTTTTGCCAGGAGAGATTTCTCTTGCTCACCGAGGTGTTTTGTTTTTGGATGAATTTGCGGAATTGCCACGACATGTTTTAGAAGCTCTGCGACAACCAATAGAAGATGGTTTTATAACTATAAGCAGAGCCGCCGGCTCCATAAAATTCCCAAGTCGCGTTATGCTGGTTGTTGCTTTTAATCCCTGCCCCTGCGGGTTTTTGGGAGACCCCAAAAAAAGCTGTTCGTGCTTTCCTAACCAAATAATTCGCTACCAAAAAAGAATCTCCGGCCCCATTTTGGATAGAATTGATATCCACATAGATGTGCCGGCGGTTGAAACGGATAAGCTAATAGAGGAAAGAGCCGTTTATGGCAAAACATCTAAACAAATGAGAGAAGAAACGCAAAAAGCTAAAAACATTCAAATTAAAAGGTTTAAGAATCTAAATATTACCGGAAACGCGGAAATGAAACCCAAAGAAATTAAAGAATTTTGCAAACTAAATAACGAATGTTTAAACACTTTAAGACACGCGGTAACTCAAATGGGATTGTCAGCAAGAGCGTATTTTAGAATCATAAAAGTGGCAAGAACAATAGCGGACTTGGAAAATTCAAAAGAGATTGCCCAAAACCATTTATCCGAAGCGCTTACTTACCGCCCTAAAATATAA
- a CDS encoding NYN domain-containing protein, whose product MSMHSDQRVGVFVDVSNMYYSAKNLYGAKVDFGKVLHSAVSGRKLIRAFAYVIKADVGAEKEFFDALEKRGFEVRTKDLQVFFGGAKKGDWDVGIAMDAIRLADKVDVIVLVTGDGDFSALVDYLKNNKGCRVEVVGFERTTSSMLVSAADHFVNLEDKPNDFLIKSK is encoded by the coding sequence ATGAGTATGCACAGCGACCAAAGGGTAGGGGTTTTTGTGGATGTTTCAAATATGTACTACAGCGCCAAAAATTTGTACGGCGCTAAGGTTGATTTTGGAAAGGTTTTGCATTCCGCTGTTTCGGGAAGAAAACTAATCAGAGCTTTTGCCTATGTTATAAAAGCGGATGTTGGGGCGGAAAAAGAGTTTTTTGACGCTTTGGAAAAAAGAGGGTTTGAAGTAAGAACCAAAGATTTGCAAGTCTTTTTTGGCGGGGCTAAAAAGGGTGATTGGGATGTGGGTATTGCTATGGACGCTATCCGTCTTGCCGACAAAGTGGATGTGATAGTTCTTGTTACCGGCGACGGCGATTTTTCAGCTTTGGTAGATTACTTAAAAAACAATAAAGGTTGCAGGGTAGAAGTGGTGGGTTTTGAAAGAACCACTTCATCAATGCTTGTTAGCGCGGCCGACCATTTTGTTAATTTGGAAGATAAACCAAACGACTTTTTGATAAAAAGCAAATGA